One genomic segment of Deltaproteobacteria bacterium includes these proteins:
- a CDS encoding EthD domain-containing protein, translating into MIKLMALIFKKPDLTDEEFNSYWRGKHGALAGKIIPGLRKYTQNHFIKLPGSKYEGDGFVELWFDDLEGAKKYFAWRQTAAAQPLLEDEDKFLDRSKTVRYVVEEYFIIK; encoded by the coding sequence ATGATTAAACTGATGGCATTGATCTTTAAAAAACCTGATCTGACGGATGAAGAGTTCAATAGTTATTGGAGAGGGAAACACGGGGCTCTGGCGGGGAAAATCATCCCCGGGTTGAGAAAATATACCCAAAATCATTTTATCAAGCTCCCCGGTTCGAAATATGAGGGCGATGGTTTTGTCGAGCTCTGGTTCGATGACCTGGAGGGGGCTAAAAAGTATTTTGCCTGGCGGCAAACAGCTGCCGCCCAGCCTCTGCTGGAGGATGAGGACAAATTTTTGGATCGAAGTAAGACAGTTAGATATGTTGTTGAAGAGTACTTCATTATCAAATAG